The following proteins are co-located in the Sandaracinaceae bacterium genome:
- a CDS encoding alpha/beta fold hydrolase: protein MRRTATRPRIAYDVHGDVGSNVLLIMGLGMRGEVWGPQVAALRAQHQVVTYDHRGLGGSESSPTPLWTMKDMARDAARVMDDLGWERAHLVGVSMGGMVAQELALLHPSRFMSLTLIATQAGGPTGWVPPGDGIRTFARAFLGGGGRLDALQQLLYPPEFVASMDADKIREQLAIRFGRPAPQATVLGQLSAVLRHDTRARLGRLRLPCLIVRPGRDRLVQPSRSDDLARLIPFSSLVRLDDAGHGVTFQSAEALNAMLLSHFAAAEGQLAGPDASTVWN from the coding sequence ATGCGCCGCACCGCCACTCGCCCCCGCATCGCCTACGACGTGCACGGAGACGTCGGGTCCAACGTTCTCCTCATCATGGGGCTCGGGATGCGTGGCGAGGTCTGGGGCCCTCAGGTCGCCGCGCTGCGGGCGCAGCACCAGGTCGTCACCTACGACCACCGGGGTCTTGGTGGCAGCGAGTCGTCGCCCACGCCGCTGTGGACCATGAAGGACATGGCGCGTGATGCCGCGCGCGTGATGGACGACCTCGGGTGGGAGCGCGCGCACCTCGTGGGCGTGTCCATGGGCGGCATGGTGGCGCAGGAGCTCGCGCTTCTGCATCCGTCGCGCTTCATGAGCCTCACGCTGATCGCCACCCAGGCGGGGGGACCCACCGGGTGGGTGCCGCCGGGAGACGGGATACGCACCTTCGCCCGCGCGTTCCTGGGCGGGGGAGGGCGGCTGGACGCATTGCAGCAGCTGCTCTACCCGCCCGAGTTCGTCGCCAGCATGGACGCCGACAAGATCCGCGAGCAGCTGGCCATCCGCTTCGGGCGACCCGCGCCGCAGGCCACGGTGCTCGGGCAGCTCTCCGCTGTGCTGCGGCACGACACGCGTGCGCGGCTCGGGCGTCTGCGACTCCCGTGCCTCATCGTGCGCCCCGGCCGTGACCGTCTGGTGCAGCCCTCGCGCAGCGACGACCTCGCGCGGCTCATCCCGTTCTCGTCTCTGGTGCGCCTCGACGACGCGGGGCACGGCGTGACCTTCCAGAGCGCCGAGGCGCTCAACGCCATGTTGCTCTCCCACTTCGCGGCTGCCGAGGGCCAGCTCGCCGGGCCCGACGCGTCCACCGTCTGGAACTGA